CGTTTGATTTCGAGCGGCAAAGCCAGGGGCGCTTCGGTTTGTCCCGGCGACTTTTTGGGGTCGGCCGAGGGCAAACTCGATATGCTCAGGACGCAGAGTAGCGTGGCGAGAGGGACGTATGCGCGGTGGCGCAGGGGAGTGAGCATGCAGCCGGCGACTCTACCATGCTCGATTGGAAAAACCAAGCATGGTCAGCCGCCTGAGATCACATGCACATCATCGTGCCGGGGTCGCACGTGCCGCTGAAGCATTCATTGTTGTCGGTGCACGCTTCGCCCGTGTTTTTCACGCACGTTTTCGTCCCGTCGCCATCCGGATCGCCGCACCTGGCGCTTGCGCATTGAGTCGGTCCCGTGCACGGTTCGCCGAGCGCTCCGCCACACCCGCCGAGACCATTACAAGCCTTGGTTCCGTCGCATGTGCCGCCCATGCCGTCGCTGGAATCGGTGCCGTACTTGGCAACGAAGTCGCATACGCCTTTGGACCCCTCGAGGTTACAAACGACGCACGCGCCGTCACATGCTTCGCCACAGCAGACGCCGTCCGTGCAGAACGTCGACGTGCAATCGCCTCCGACGCCGCACATCTTTCCGTCGCCGCACGTGCTGCAATTCGCGCCACCACAGTCGACGTCCGTTTCGTCGCCGTTCTTGATGGTATCGTCGCACTTGGCGCACGCATTCTGATAGCAGTAACCACCTGGGCATTGCGCGTCGACGATGCATTCGACGCAGGCGCCCGCGCCGTTGCAAACTTTCGTCGATTCACACGGCTCACCCGCCGAAGCGAACGCACACGTGCTCAGTGCTCCCGCTTCCGACGTGCAAGTGTAGCACGCGTCCACTGCACAATCGGTGCAACCATCATTGGGCGAATTGTTCCCGTCGTCGCACGTCTCGTTCATGTCGAGCTTGCCGTCGCCGCACGTCGTCGCCATGCCGCTCGAGCTGCTCGAACCCGTTCCGCCGGTGGGGTTGTCCGGCGGCGGTTCATCCGCGGTACAACCCACGAAATTCGCTAATGCAGCGCCAAGCAGCACCGCCAATGTCATCGATGCGCGAACGATCTTCATTCCAAGCTCCTCATTCCTTCCATGGGCCAAAGGCCCCGATCAAAAGCTACCCTGCACCATGACGCCGCCCGGCGTCACGACGACGCGCGCCTGAGGCGCTGATTGGTTTTTGGGCGTGAACAAATCCGTAAACGCATACGCCGCCGTCGCTCCACCCAAAAGGCCTCCGAGCACCAGCGTCGCCCACGACGTATTACCGAGCGCGACGCTCGTGTCTTGCGCATCGTTGAAATCCGCCACGCATTGCGCATTTGCACGCGCGCATTTGTTGTCGTTCCATTGCGACACGCTGTTCGAATCCGTCACTGCCGAGCCAATGCCCGTTCCGATCCCGACGAGCATCAGCCCTCCAGCAACGCCGAATCCTGCGAGGATGAGCGTTTGGTTTTTGGCCGGCGGCGGGGGAGGCGGAGGAGGCGGCGGCGGTGGAGGTGGCGGCGGCGGTGCCATCAGTGTGAATTGCAGCGTCGCTTCTTGGCCCGCCACGGCATCGACTTGCTTCTTCACGGGCTCGGAGCCTTCTTTACGAGCCTCGAACGCTCGCGCCCCAGGGTCGAGAAAAACGGGCCCGGGAAGCGGCGCTTTGCCCACGGATGCCCCATCCATGAAAACTTCTGCGCCCTCGACATCCACCGTGACGATGACCGAACCGACCTTCGTTTTTGCTTCGGCAAAAAGTTTTTCCGCGGCTTGCCGGTCGTCGGGTTTGGCCCCTTCGGCTTTTCGTAGGTAAAACGAAAGATGCTCGGCCGCCTGCCGCGCTTTACCGAGCTGCATTTCGCTCTTCGCGAGCGCCAATGCAATTTCAGGCGTGGGCGTCAACTTGAACGCCGCTTCGAGCGCTTCCCGCGCCTTGTCGTGTTGCCCCGCCTTTTGGGCTTTCGTCCCTTCGTCGACTTTCTTGGCGGCTTCTTTTTGCGCATCCGTCGCAGCTTTGGCCGCATCCGGTGGCGCAACTGCAGGCGTCGCAGGCGTCGCCGGGGACGCCGGTTGCGCGGGCGTCGCCGCCGCGGGCTGTGCAGGTTTGGCTGGCGCGGGTGCCGCTGCCGGTTTGGCCGGCGCGGGTGCTGCTGCCGGTTTGGCCGGTGCGGGTGCTGCTGCTGGTTTGGCCGGTGCCGCAGGTTTGGCCGGTGCCGCGGCTCCCGCCTTGGGTGCGTCCGCCGCTCGAGCCGGCAATGCCATCAGGCTCGCCGTAAGCAACATTCCCAGCACCGCGCAGCGCGCACCGAAATTCCGGCGGGCCTTCGTCGAAAATCCGGCCACGTAATCCGGTCGAGGCAAGTCGTGTCGTTCCATCGGCGTCATTCAAACTCACTCACGCAGCATACTCAAGAAAAAAGTACGTACCTTCCGTGGCTCGCCCCGCCGAACCTTTTCTCGACCGGTCACCCGACTTCCCAGACAATCACCGGCCGCGCACACGAAGGCTCGAGTGGACTTGTCACGACGACCTGCCCCGGGCCGGGTTTGTCGCGCGTTCGTTCGGCGACCGTCCTCGGATCCAATGAGTTGCTCTTCGCATTCAGCCGTTCACGAAGCACGTCCCGTATCGGAACGTCGGTCCTCGAACGCGTCAATCGATCCGCTGTCGTCACAACTTTGTACTGTGACTATCTTGACCGTTCGAATCGATTCTTTCCGACGTAAGGGCTTGACATCGTCCACAATTCCGGTTTTCTGGTAGATGCTCGGATGTCTCGTCACCACCATACCACCTGGATTCTCGTCGCCCTTGCAGCCATTGCACTGGTCTCTGGAACCCTCGTGGCTTCCTCGAGATCCCGCGCCAGCACGTTGCCGACGCTCTCCGCGCCGCTTGCACATGTGACGCTGCCGGATGTAGTGGTGCCCACGCCCATGCCGTCTGCGTCTGCGGTTGCATTGCAAGATCACGCGGGCACTGTCGCGACCGCTGCGAGCTCGGCACCTTCCACACGCGCGGATGCGCATTTCGATCGCTCGTGGCGTGCGCCGCTTGCGGGCGGTCTGCTCATGTTTCCGCCTTCCTTCGAATCCGCCGATGGACAGTACGATCTCGTCTTGCATCTCAATGGCAACACGGACCTCGTCGAGGAAAGTTACGGCTTCGCGGGCGTCAATGCGGTCATCGCCATTTTGAATCTCGGCGTGGGCTCGGGCGTGTACGAAGACCGTTTTGCGGATCCTGCGGGCATGCGCCTCATGCTCTCGCGCGCGCAGAACGTGATGAAAACCCGAGGATTGAAGAATGCTCGGCTTCGGCGCATTGGTTTGTCTGCGTGGAGCTCTGGATATGGCGGCATCATCAAAATCCTAGCGCACGACGAATTTTTCGACAGAATCAATGCCATCGTCCTCATCGATTCCATTCATTGCGGATACGACCCGCATTCCAAAAAGCTCAAGCCCGATCAAATCAATCCAATTCGCAAATAT
The nucleotide sequence above comes from Polyangiaceae bacterium. Encoded proteins:
- a CDS encoding PEGA domain-containing protein, with translation MTPMERHDLPRPDYVAGFSTKARRNFGARCAVLGMLLTASLMALPARAADAPKAGAAAPAKPAAPAKPAAAPAPAKPAAAPAPAKPAAAPAPAKPAQPAAATPAQPASPATPATPAVAPPDAAKAATDAQKEAAKKVDEGTKAQKAGQHDKAREALEAAFKLTPTPEIALALAKSEMQLGKARQAAEHLSFYLRKAEGAKPDDRQAAEKLFAEAKTKVGSVIVTVDVEGAEVFMDGASVGKAPLPGPVFLDPGARAFEARKEGSEPVKKQVDAVAGQEATLQFTLMAPPPPPPPPPPPPPPPPPAKNQTLILAGFGVAGGLMLVGIGTGIGSAVTDSNSVSQWNDNKCARANAQCVADFNDAQDTSVALGNTSWATLVLGGLLGGATAAYAFTDLFTPKNQSAPQARVVVTPGGVMVQGSF